The Serpentinimonas maccroryi genome has a segment encoding these proteins:
- a CDS encoding DegT/DnrJ/EryC1/StrS family aminotransferase, whose translation MRIPMVDLATQYRELKPQLEPALLAALEATQFILGPNVQAFEAEAAAYLGVKHAISCANGTDALHLALRALGLGPGDEVITTPFTFIATAEAIAYVGAKAVFVDIDPRTFNIDVAQVARAIGPRTKALLPVHLFGQPADLGALQALAQQHGLHLIEDCAQSFGATLGGRQTGAIGDVAAFSFFPSKNLGCFGDGGMVTTQSDALAETLRMLRNHGSKVRYYHDIIGYNSRLDELQAVVLRAKLARIDHYNQQRRRVAQRYQAGLAGLPLHTPFEDGIGRHVYHQYTLLCEQRTQVQQALTAAGIASAIYYPVPLHQQKVFAAEAAGQSFPVTESVAQRCLSLPIYPELSDAAIDEICAVIRQALV comes from the coding sequence ATGCGCATCCCGATGGTCGATCTGGCCACCCAGTACCGCGAACTCAAACCCCAGCTCGAACCGGCGCTGCTGGCGGCGCTGGAGGCCACGCAGTTCATCCTCGGCCCCAACGTGCAGGCCTTCGAGGCCGAGGCCGCCGCCTATCTGGGCGTCAAGCACGCCATCTCTTGCGCCAACGGCACCGACGCGCTGCACCTGGCGCTGCGCGCGCTCGGCTTGGGGCCGGGCGACGAGGTCATCACCACGCCCTTCACCTTCATCGCCACCGCCGAGGCCATCGCCTATGTGGGCGCCAAAGCGGTGTTCGTCGATATCGACCCGCGCACGTTCAACATCGATGTGGCGCAGGTGGCGCGCGCCATCGGGCCGCGCACCAAGGCGCTGCTGCCGGTGCACCTGTTTGGCCAACCGGCCGACTTGGGTGCGCTGCAGGCGCTGGCGCAGCAACACGGCCTGCACCTGATCGAAGACTGCGCCCAGTCTTTCGGTGCCACGCTCGGTGGCCGCCAGACCGGGGCCATCGGCGACGTGGCGGCGTTCAGCTTTTTCCCCAGCAAAAACCTGGGCTGCTTCGGCGACGGCGGCATGGTCACGACCCAGTCCGACGCGCTGGCCGAGACGCTGCGCATGCTGCGCAACCACGGCAGCAAGGTGCGCTACTACCACGACATCATCGGCTACAACAGCCGCCTCGACGAACTGCAGGCGGTGGTGCTGCGCGCCAAACTGGCGCGCATCGACCACTACAACCAGCAGCGGCGCCGCGTGGCGCAGCGCTACCAGGCCGGTCTAGCGGGCTTGCCGTTGCACACACCGTTTGAAGACGGCATCGGACGGCACGTCTATCACCAATACACGCTGCTGTGCGAGCAACGCACCCAGGTGCAGCAGGCGCTCACCGCAGCCGGCATCGCCAGCGCGATCTACTACCCGGTGCCGCTGCACCAGCAAAAAGTGTTTGCCGCCGAGGCCGCAGGGCAGTCGTTTCCCGTCACCGAGTCGGTGGCGCAGCGCTGCCTGTCGCTGCCGATCTACCCCGAGCTCAGCGACGCGGCCATCGACGAAATCTGCGCCGTGATCCGCCAGGCGCTGGTTTGA
- a CDS encoding Gfo/Idh/MocA family protein yields the protein MKPLRCAVIGVGYLGKFHAQKYAQLPGCELVAVADSRLDVAQAVAQPLGCRAVADYHELLGQVDAVSVVVPTQAHHAVTLDFLRAGAHVLVEKPIAVTLEQADEMIAIAEQRGLTLAVGHLERFNPVALALEPLLQRPRFIESTRLAPFKPRATDVSVLLDLMIHDVDLILSLVDSEIVSIDSSGARVLTADIDIANARIRFANGCVANVTASRVSNKSERKMRVFQDRACHSLDFGTRQLVSYRATDADPHTAPEAAIERQLQTFGEADALQSEIADFVASVREGRAPKVGGRAGRRALAAVQRISAATELIA from the coding sequence ATGAAGCCGCTGCGCTGTGCCGTGATCGGGGTTGGCTACCTGGGCAAGTTCCACGCCCAGAAATACGCCCAGCTGCCCGGTTGCGAGCTGGTGGCGGTGGCCGACAGCCGCCTCGACGTGGCCCAGGCCGTGGCCCAGCCACTGGGCTGCCGCGCCGTGGCCGACTACCACGAACTGCTGGGCCAAGTCGATGCCGTGAGCGTGGTCGTGCCGACGCAGGCGCACCACGCCGTGACGCTCGATTTTCTGCGCGCCGGTGCCCATGTGCTGGTAGAAAAACCCATCGCCGTCACGCTTGAGCAGGCCGACGAGATGATCGCCATAGCCGAGCAGCGCGGCCTGACGCTGGCGGTTGGGCACCTCGAGCGCTTCAACCCGGTGGCGCTGGCGCTCGAGCCGCTGCTGCAGCGCCCGCGCTTTATCGAGAGCACCCGGCTGGCCCCGTTCAAGCCGCGCGCCACCGACGTGAGCGTGCTGCTGGACCTGATGATCCACGACGTGGACTTGATCTTGTCGCTGGTCGATAGCGAGATCGTGAGCATAGACAGCAGCGGCGCGCGTGTGCTCACCGCCGACATCGACATCGCCAACGCCCGCATCCGCTTTGCCAACGGCTGTGTGGCCAACGTCACCGCCAGCCGCGTCAGCAACAAGAGCGAGCGCAAGATGCGCGTGTTCCAAGACCGCGCCTGCCATTCGCTCGACTTTGGCACCCGGCAACTGGTGAGCTACCGCGCCACCGACGCCGACCCGCACACCGCCCCCGAAGCGGCGATCGAGCGCCAGCTGCAGACCTTCGGCGAAGCCGACGCGCTGCAAAGCGAGATCGCCGATTTCGTGGCCAGCGTGCGCGAGGGGCGCGCGCCCAAGGTCGGCGGTCGCGCCGGACGCCGGGCGCTGGCGGCGGTGCAGCGCATCAGCGCTGCCACCGAGCTCATTGCCTGA
- the lpxA gene encoding acyl-ACP--UDP-N-acetylglucosamine O-acyltransferase — protein sequence MSLIHPTALIDPAAQLHPTVQVGAYSLIGPHVQIGEGSAIGSHCVLEGHTRIGAHNTIHSYAALGGAPQDKKYAGEPTRLEIGDRNVIREFCTLHRGTANGRGVTRVGDDNMLMAYVHLAHDCQVGSHTVFANNAQLAGHVQVGDWVILGGFTVVRQFLRLGAHSFTAMCALLFADLPPFVVCQGQPAVARNVNAEGLRRRGFSPARIAAVRAMYKALYRENLTLQAAQPRIAALLEQHPEAAADVALMSDFLAGVGKPGIVRRRARSEAAEGAEGKGEGA from the coding sequence ATGAGTTTGATCCACCCCACCGCGCTCATCGACCCGGCGGCACAGCTGCACCCCACGGTGCAGGTCGGAGCCTACAGCCTCATCGGCCCGCACGTGCAGATCGGGGAGGGCAGCGCCATCGGCAGCCACTGCGTGCTCGAGGGCCACACGCGCATCGGCGCGCACAACACCATCCATAGCTACGCCGCCTTGGGCGGGGCGCCACAGGACAAAAAATACGCCGGTGAGCCGACCCGGCTCGAAATCGGTGACCGCAACGTGATCCGCGAGTTTTGCACCCTGCACCGCGGCACCGCCAACGGCCGCGGCGTCACCCGCGTGGGTGACGACAACATGCTCATGGCCTACGTGCACCTGGCGCACGACTGCCAAGTGGGCAGCCACACGGTGTTTGCCAACAACGCCCAGCTCGCCGGCCACGTGCAGGTGGGCGACTGGGTGATTTTGGGCGGCTTTACCGTGGTGCGCCAGTTTTTGCGCCTGGGCGCGCACAGCTTCACGGCCATGTGCGCGCTGCTGTTTGCCGACTTGCCGCCGTTCGTGGTCTGCCAAGGGCAACCGGCGGTGGCGCGCAACGTCAACGCCGAAGGGCTGCGCCGGCGCGGCTTCAGCCCGGCGCGCATCGCCGCCGTGCGCGCCATGTACAAGGCGCTGTACCGCGAAAACCTGACGCTGCAGGCCGCGCAGCCGCGCATCGCCGCCTTGCTTGAGCAGCACCCCGAGGCGGCCGCCGATGTGGCGCTGATGAGCGATTTTCTGGCCGGTGTCGGCAAGCCCGGCATCGTGCGCCGGCGCGCGCGCAGCGAAGCGGCCGAGGGCGCCGAGGGCAAAGGAGAAGGCGCATGA
- the fabZ gene encoding 3-hydroxyacyl-ACP dehydratase FabZ: MMDIHQILKKLPHRYPFLLVDRVLEIEKGRSIRALKNVSVNEPQFTGHFPHRPVFPGVLMLEALAQTAALLTFDTLGLELDENSVYYFAGVDGARFKRPVEPGDQLLMHVTLERSKAGIFKFKGVARVGDEVACEAELMCTMRRIASEGAA; this comes from the coding sequence CTGATGGACATCCACCAAATTCTGAAAAAACTGCCGCACCGCTACCCATTTTTGCTGGTGGACCGGGTGCTGGAAATCGAAAAAGGCCGCTCCATCCGCGCGCTCAAAAACGTGAGCGTGAACGAGCCGCAGTTCACCGGGCATTTTCCGCACCGCCCGGTGTTTCCGGGGGTGCTGATGCTCGAAGCGCTGGCGCAAACGGCGGCACTGCTGACCTTCGACACCCTGGGGCTGGAGCTGGACGAAAACTCGGTCTATTACTTCGCCGGCGTCGATGGCGCGCGCTTCAAGCGCCCGGTGGAGCCGGGCGACCAGTTGCTCATGCACGTCACGCTCGAGCGCTCCAAGGCCGGCATTTTCAAGTTCAAGGGCGTGGCCCGGGTGGGCGACGAGGTGGCTTGCGAGGCCGAACTGATGTGCACCATGCGCCGCATCGCCAGCGAAGGCGCCGCATGA
- the lpxD gene encoding UDP-3-O-(3-hydroxymyristoyl)glucosamine N-acyltransferase, whose product MMLRLCDIHAALGGVLHGDGTRAIAGLASLESAGPDRLAFVGQARHAAAIESTQAAALIVPPELVPRASARGPCIETSQPYPYFARLTQWWRARQLAAQRAAADPAEPAIHPSAWVHPSAELAAGVRLGAFVVVEAGAQIGADCEIGAHCVIGARARIGAQARLAAQVVIGHDCTLGARCIVHSGAVIGADGFGFAAHEERWLKIEQLGAVRIGDEVEIGANTCIDRGTLDDTVLEDGVKLDNLIQIGHNVRIGAHTAMAGCVGVAGSAQIGAHCTFGGGAGVLGHLRIVDHVHITAATLVSRSILKPGQYSGAFPIDDNANWEKNAATLRQLYALRQRLKALEKKF is encoded by the coding sequence CTGATGCTTCGGCTCTGCGACATCCACGCCGCCTTGGGCGGCGTTTTGCATGGCGATGGCACGCGCGCGATCGCTGGCTTGGCATCGCTCGAAAGCGCCGGGCCCGATCGGCTCGCCTTTGTGGGGCAGGCGCGCCACGCGGCGGCGATCGAGAGCACGCAGGCCGCAGCGCTGATCGTGCCGCCCGAGCTGGTGCCGCGCGCCAGCGCCCGCGGGCCCTGCATCGAGACGTCGCAGCCCTACCCCTACTTTGCCCGCCTGACGCAGTGGTGGCGGGCGCGCCAGCTGGCGGCGCAGCGCGCTGCCGCCGACCCCGCCGAGCCCGCCATCCACCCCAGCGCTTGGGTGCACCCCAGCGCCGAACTGGCTGCCGGGGTGCGCTTGGGGGCCTTTGTGGTGGTCGAGGCCGGGGCGCAGATTGGCGCCGACTGCGAGATTGGGGCCCACTGTGTGATCGGCGCGCGTGCGCGCATCGGCGCCCAAGCGCGCCTGGCGGCGCAGGTGGTGATCGGCCACGATTGCACGCTGGGTGCGCGCTGCATCGTGCACAGCGGGGCGGTGATCGGGGCCGACGGCTTTGGCTTTGCCGCGCACGAAGAGCGCTGGCTCAAGATCGAGCAACTGGGCGCGGTGCGCATCGGCGACGAGGTCGAAATCGGGGCCAACACCTGCATCGACCGCGGCACCCTCGACGACACCGTGCTCGAAGACGGCGTCAAGCTCGACAACCTGATCCAGATCGGCCACAACGTGCGCATCGGCGCGCACACCGCCATGGCCGGCTGCGTCGGGGTGGCGGGCAGCGCACAGATCGGCGCACACTGCACCTTCGGCGGCGGTGCTGGGGTGCTCGGGCACCTGCGCATCGTCGATCACGTGCACATCACCGCCGCCACCTTGGTCTCGCGCTCGATCCTCAAGCCGGGCCAGTACAGCGGCGCGTTCCCGATCGACGACAATGCGAATTGGGAAAAAAACGCTGCCACGCTGCGCCAGTTGTACGCGCTGCGGCAACGCCTGAAAGCCCTAGAAAAAAAATTCTGA
- a CDS encoding OmpH family outer membrane protein, giving the protein MKSFSSHLLRSFFTALLLATAAFAVTAQDFKVGFVNTDRVLRDSAAARAAQTKLQQEFSRREREVQTLGTQLRTASEALEREAPTLSEAQRVTRQRQLIEMERDFQRRRQAFQEDLNLRRNEELQQVIERANRVIRQIAEAERFDLIIQEAVYIHPRHDITDKVIAGLNSAPAAAPAAAPAR; this is encoded by the coding sequence ATGAAATCCTTCTCTAGCCACCTGTTGCGCTCCTTTTTTACCGCCTTGCTGCTGGCCACGGCCGCTTTCGCCGTCACGGCCCAAGACTTCAAAGTCGGTTTTGTGAACACGGATCGCGTGCTGCGCGACTCAGCCGCTGCCCGGGCGGCGCAAACCAAGCTGCAGCAAGAGTTTTCGCGCCGCGAACGCGAGGTGCAGACGCTGGGCACCCAGTTGCGCACGGCCTCCGAGGCCCTGGAGCGCGAAGCGCCCACGCTGTCCGAGGCCCAGCGCGTCACGCGCCAGCGCCAGCTGATCGAGATGGAGCGCGATTTCCAGCGCCGCCGCCAGGCTTTCCAAGAAGACCTGAACCTGCGCCGCAACGAAGAGCTGCAGCAGGTGATCGAGCGCGCCAACCGCGTCATCCGCCAGATCGCCGAGGCCGAGCGCTTCGACCTCATCATCCAAGAGGCGGTCTATATCCACCCGCGCCACGACATCACCGACAAGGTGATCGCTGGCCTGAACAGCGCCCCAGCCGCAGCCCCGGCCGCTGCACCCGCCCGCTAA
- the bamA gene encoding outer membrane protein assembly factor BamA: protein MNYKQPRLRRLALGALVSLSLALPAWATAPFTLRDIRVEGLQRVEPGTVFASLPFRVGDAFTEDQGSAAIRALFGLGLFSDVRLQVEGEVLVVIVEERPTVAEISFSGVREFDNEVLRRALRDVGLAEGRPFDRALADRAEQELKRQYLTRSMYAATVTATVTPLDRNRINLNFHVVEGGITRITELRIVGNQAFSDAALLRLFTLDTGNWLSWYTRSDRYARERLNADLETLRSHYLTRGFLEFTIDSTQVAISPDKGEMAITINITEGQRFVVSGVRLEGEYLGREEEFKSLIRIRPGQAYNAEEVSETVRAFGEHFGRFGFAFARVEAVPEIDRLNAQVAFVLRAEPSRRAFVRRIEIEGNERTRDEVIRREFRQLESAWYDGDRIRLSRDRVDRLGFFTQVTVDTREVPGAPDQVDLVVAVEERATGSLSIGAGFSQAERLSLTAGIRQENVFGTGHSLSFNLNTSDFNRQLLLSTVNPYFTPDGVSRAFDLYYRTSRPLSEQEGDYRLVTAGTSVRFGVPFTETDTVFFGLGVEQTRIEPGAGLPVAFRQFINAFGDSAISVPLTLGWARDSRDSALVPTRGRLMRFNGELGIAGDTRYVRASGQFQQFIPLNPQWTLAFNAEAGWGRGLGDRPFPVFKNFFGGGLGSVRGFQQGTLGGTSAIEGQPGTLSYIGGSRMAVLNTELIAPFPGAGNDRTLRMFGFIDVGNVSDDFGGRSRFSDFRASAGIGISWLSPVGPLRIAYAQPLREFANDKPQSIQFQIGTTF, encoded by the coding sequence ATGAACTACAAGCAACCGCGCTTGCGCCGCCTCGCCTTGGGCGCACTGGTTTCCCTGTCGCTGGCGCTGCCGGCTTGGGCCACCGCCCCCTTCACGCTGCGCGACATCCGGGTCGAGGGCCTGCAACGCGTCGAACCCGGCACGGTGTTTGCCTCCTTGCCCTTCAGGGTCGGCGACGCCTTCACCGAAGACCAAGGCAGCGCCGCCATCCGCGCCCTGTTCGGGCTCGGGTTGTTTTCCGACGTGCGCCTGCAAGTCGAGGGCGAGGTGCTGGTGGTGATCGTCGAAGAGCGCCCGACCGTGGCCGAGATCAGCTTCAGCGGCGTGCGCGAGTTCGACAACGAGGTGTTGCGCCGCGCCCTGCGCGATGTCGGGCTGGCCGAAGGCCGGCCGTTCGATCGCGCCTTGGCCGACCGCGCCGAGCAAGAGCTCAAGCGCCAGTACCTGACGCGCAGCATGTACGCCGCCACCGTCACCGCCACCGTCACGCCATTGGATCGCAACCGCATCAACCTCAATTTTCATGTGGTCGAAGGCGGCATCACGCGCATCACCGAGCTGCGCATCGTGGGCAACCAAGCCTTTAGCGACGCCGCTTTGCTGCGCCTGTTCACGCTCGACACCGGCAACTGGTTGAGCTGGTACACGCGCTCCGACCGCTACGCGCGTGAGCGCCTCAACGCCGACCTCGAAACCCTGCGCTCGCACTACCTCACGCGCGGCTTCCTCGAGTTCACGATCGACTCGACCCAAGTCGCGATCTCGCCCGACAAGGGCGAAATGGCGATCACCATCAACATCACCGAGGGCCAGCGCTTCGTGGTCTCTGGGGTGCGGTTGGAGGGCGAATACCTCGGCCGCGAAGAGGAGTTCAAGTCCCTCATCCGCATCCGCCCCGGCCAAGCCTACAACGCCGAAGAGGTGAGCGAGACCGTGCGCGCCTTTGGCGAGCATTTCGGGCGCTTCGGCTTTGCCTTTGCGCGCGTCGAGGCGGTGCCCGAAATCGACCGGCTAAACGCCCAAGTGGCGTTCGTGCTGCGCGCCGAGCCCTCGCGCCGCGCCTTCGTGCGCCGCATCGAGATCGAAGGCAACGAGCGCACCCGCGACGAGGTCATCCGGCGCGAGTTCCGCCAGCTCGAATCGGCTTGGTACGACGGCGACCGCATCCGGCTGTCGCGCGACCGCGTCGATCGACTGGGTTTCTTCACCCAGGTCACGGTCGATACGCGCGAGGTGCCGGGGGCGCCCGATCAGGTCGATCTGGTGGTGGCGGTCGAGGAGCGGGCCACCGGCAGCCTGTCGATCGGCGCCGGCTTCTCGCAGGCCGAGCGGCTCTCGCTCACCGCCGGCATCCGCCAAGAAAACGTGTTTGGCACCGGGCATTCGCTCAGCTTCAACCTGAACACCAGCGACTTCAACCGCCAGCTGCTGCTCAGCACCGTCAACCCGTACTTCACGCCCGACGGCGTCTCGCGCGCCTTCGATCTGTACTACCGCACCAGCCGCCCGCTGTCGGAGCAAGAGGGCGACTATCGGCTGGTCACGGCCGGCACCAGCGTGCGTTTTGGTGTCCCCTTCACCGAGACCGACACCGTGTTCTTTGGCTTAGGGGTGGAGCAGACCCGAATCGAGCCCGGCGCCGGCCTGCCGGTGGCGTTTCGCCAGTTCATTAACGCTTTTGGCGATTCGGCCATTTCGGTGCCGCTCACCCTGGGTTGGGCGCGCGACAGCCGCGACAGCGCCTTGGTGCCCACCCGCGGCCGCCTGATGCGCTTCAATGGCGAGCTCGGCATCGCCGGCGACACCCGCTACGTGCGCGCCAGCGGCCAGTTTCAGCAATTCATCCCGCTCAACCCGCAGTGGACGCTGGCCTTCAACGCCGAAGCCGGCTGGGGCCGCGGCTTGGGCGACCGGCCGTTTCCGGTGTTCAAAAACTTTTTCGGCGGCGGCTTGGGTTCGGTGCGCGGCTTCCAGCAGGGCACGCTGGGTGGCACCAGCGCGATTGAGGGCCAGCCCGGCACCCTGTCCTACATCGGTGGCTCGCGCATGGCGGTGCTCAACACCGAGCTCATCGCTCCCTTCCCCGGCGCCGGCAACGACCGCACGCTGCGCATGTTCGGCTTCATCGACGTCGGCAACGTTTCGGACGATTTCGGCGGGCGCTCGCGCTTCAGCGATTTTCGCGCTTCGGCCGGAATTGGCATCAGCTGGCTCTCGCCGGTCGGGCCGCTTAGAATCGCGTATGCCCAGCCGTTGCGCGAGTTCGCCAACGACAAACCACAAAGCATTCAATTCCAGATTGGTACCACGTTCTGA
- the rseP gene encoding RIP metalloprotease RseP, whose product MLTLLAFLVAIGLLVAVHEYGHYRVAVACGVKVLRFSVGFGKPLWSWRSPRSGTEYVLGALPLGGYVRMLDEREAAVPAAERHLAFNTQSLRVRTAIVAAGPAANLLLAVLLYALVAWMGVPQPQPVLSTPAPASLAERAGVRGGEWVVALAREGDAPQPIESFGDLRWQLTRAALAQQDLKLWLASGPGEPGREVRLELSQVDVRHADATLMRQIGIEAPWSAPLLGQLTAEGAAVDAGLQPGDRVLRVDGLPVRDAAQLRQLIRLSAADGQPRTQRWHIERAGRVLELEVTPRPEQIERVWVGRIGGFVGATPDMAERSAGPLEGLWQGTVRTWEVSHLTLQMIGKMLSGQASLQNLSGPITIADYAGQSAALGLTSYLLFLALISVSLGVLNLLPLPVLDGGHLMYYLWEAVTGRPVSNAWMEGLQRIGIVLLLGLMSLAIFNDIARLLG is encoded by the coding sequence ATGCTGACCCTTCTCGCCTTCTTGGTGGCCATCGGGCTGCTGGTGGCGGTGCACGAGTACGGGCACTACCGCGTCGCCGTGGCGTGCGGGGTCAAGGTGCTGCGCTTTTCGGTCGGTTTTGGCAAGCCGCTGTGGAGCTGGCGCTCGCCGCGCAGCGGCACCGAATACGTGCTGGGCGCGCTGCCGCTGGGGGGCTACGTGCGCATGCTCGACGAGCGCGAAGCGGCCGTGCCCGCCGCCGAGCGCCACCTGGCTTTCAACACCCAGAGCCTGCGCGTGCGCACGGCCATCGTCGCCGCCGGACCCGCGGCCAACCTGCTGCTGGCGGTGCTGCTGTATGCGCTGGTGGCGTGGATGGGGGTGCCGCAGCCGCAGCCGGTGCTCTCCACGCCGGCGCCGGCCTCGCTGGCCGAGCGCGCCGGGGTGCGCGGTGGCGAGTGGGTGGTGGCGCTGGCGCGGGAGGGCGACGCGCCGCAGCCGATCGAATCCTTTGGCGATCTGCGCTGGCAGCTCACGCGCGCTGCCTTGGCGCAGCAAGACCTGAAGCTGTGGCTGGCCAGCGGCCCCGGCGAGCCGGGGCGCGAGGTGCGGCTCGAGCTGTCGCAGGTCGATGTGCGCCACGCCGACGCCACGCTCATGCGCCAGATTGGCATCGAGGCGCCGTGGTCGGCGCCGCTGCTGGGCCAGCTCACGGCCGAAGGCGCCGCCGTCGACGCTGGCCTGCAGCCCGGCGACCGGGTGCTGCGCGTCGATGGCCTGCCGGTGCGCGACGCCGCGCAACTGCGCCAGCTCATCCGTTTGTCGGCCGCCGACGGCCAGCCGCGTACCCAGCGCTGGCACATCGAGCGCGCCGGCCGCGTGCTGGAGCTCGAGGTGACCCCGCGCCCCGAGCAGATCGAGCGCGTCTGGGTGGGGCGCATCGGCGGTTTCGTGGGGGCAACGCCAGACATGGCCGAGCGCTCCGCAGGGCCGCTGGAGGGGCTGTGGCAGGGGACGGTGCGCACCTGGGAGGTTTCGCACCTGACGCTGCAAATGATCGGCAAGATGCTCAGCGGTCAGGCCTCGTTGCAAAATCTGAGCGGCCCGATCACCATCGCCGACTACGCCGGCCAGTCGGCGGCGCTGGGGCTCACCAGCTACCTGTTGTTTCTGGCGCTGATCAGCGTCAGCCTCGGGGTGCTCAACCTGCTGCCGCTGCCGGTGCTCGACGGCGGGCACCTGATGTATTATCTGTGGGAGGCCGTGACCGGGCGCCCGGTGTCCAACGCTTGGATGGAGGGTTTGCAGCGCATCGGTATCGTGCTGCTGCTGGGCCTGATGTCGCTGGCCATTTTCAATGATATTGCCCGTTTGCTGGGCTGA
- a CDS encoding 1-deoxy-D-xylulose-5-phosphate reductoisomerase yields MQTLTVLGSTGSIGTQTLDVVARHPQRYRIYALTAQERVQELAQQCQQFVPRFVVIAPEHAPALRWALQARGLTQIEVLSGPQALCEVACAPEVDTVMAAIVGAAGLAPCAAAARSGKKLLLANKEALVLGGEWFMQTVRTGGATLLPIDSEHSALFQCLPESPALWAQRVEKIVLTASGGPFRQRDPASLASVTPEQACAHPNWVMGRKISVDSATMMNKALEVIEAHHLFGVAPDCIEVVIHPQSVIHSMVQMRDRSVLAQLGTPDMRVPIAYGLSWPERIESGAEALDFARLGALTFEPPTRERFPALFLAWEALAGPRGSTGVLNAANEVAVQAFLERRLRFDRIHAVNAGTLQAWTPSNADGIDDLLALDAHARALARAQLQRWQD; encoded by the coding sequence ATGCAGACGCTGACCGTGCTTGGATCGACCGGATCGATCGGAACCCAGACGCTGGACGTGGTGGCGCGCCATCCGCAGCGCTATCGCATTTATGCGCTCACGGCCCAAGAGCGGGTGCAAGAATTGGCGCAGCAGTGCCAGCAGTTTGTGCCGCGCTTTGTCGTGATTGCGCCCGAACACGCGCCTGCTCTGCGCTGGGCGCTGCAGGCGCGCGGGCTGACGCAGATCGAGGTGCTCAGTGGGCCGCAGGCGCTGTGCGAGGTGGCGTGCGCGCCCGAGGTCGATACCGTCATGGCGGCCATCGTCGGCGCGGCCGGCTTGGCACCCTGCGCGGCGGCGGCGCGCAGCGGCAAAAAGCTGCTGCTGGCCAACAAAGAGGCGCTGGTGCTGGGCGGCGAGTGGTTCATGCAGACGGTGCGCACCGGTGGCGCCACCTTGCTGCCCATCGACAGCGAACACTCGGCGCTGTTCCAGTGCCTGCCCGAGTCGCCCGCCCTGTGGGCGCAGCGGGTAGAAAAAATCGTGCTCACGGCCTCGGGCGGGCCGTTTCGCCAGCGCGACCCGGCCAGCCTAGCCAGCGTCACGCCCGAGCAGGCGTGCGCGCACCCCAATTGGGTCATGGGGCGCAAAATCTCGGTCGATTCCGCCACCATGATGAACAAGGCGCTCGAAGTGATCGAGGCCCACCACCTGTTCGGCGTGGCACCCGATTGCATCGAGGTGGTGATCCACCCGCAAAGCGTGATCCATTCGATGGTGCAGATGCGCGACCGCTCGGTGCTGGCGCAGCTGGGCACACCCGATATGCGGGTGCCGATCGCCTACGGCCTGAGCTGGCCCGAGCGCATCGAATCGGGGGCCGAGGCGCTGGACTTTGCCCGCTTGGGCGCGCTGACCTTCGAGCCGCCCACGCGCGAGCGCTTTCCGGCTTTGTTTTTGGCTTGGGAGGCCTTGGCCGGCCCGCGCGGCAGCACCGGGGTGCTCAACGCCGCCAACGAGGTGGCGGTGCAGGCCTTTTTGGAGCGCCGCCTGCGCTTTGACCGCATCCACGCCGTGAACGCGGGAACGCTGCAGGCCTGGACGCCCTCCAACGCCGATGGAATCGACGACCTGCTGGCGCTCGACGCCCACGCGCGCGCCTTGGCGCGGGCGCAGTTGCAGCGCTGGCAAGATTGA
- a CDS encoding phosphatidate cytidylyltransferase yields MLWQRVLTALGLLGLLLASLWHSADWPFGLLTLALVCVAAWEWARLCACSPVVAVAAALGLGAALMGLWVLVGVDYDGSWFWPLATAACLVLLPLLLHRGVQGWRGLANGPRVALGLLLLGQAWWALLHAKTIGLGMLLSIFMLVWVADIAAYFGGKRFGRRKLAPSISPGKTWEGVWSAALALLLFGVLWLQWWPAHWGPSLYTHLWQLGPLPALALLLLLLALSVMGDLLESLVKRNAGRKDSSRILPGHGGLLDRFDALLPVLPLALWIVTA; encoded by the coding sequence ATGTTGTGGCAGCGGGTGCTTACAGCGTTGGGGCTTCTGGGGCTGTTGCTGGCTTCGCTATGGCACTCCGCCGATTGGCCCTTTGGCTTGCTGACCCTGGCGCTGGTCTGCGTGGCCGCTTGGGAATGGGCGCGCTTGTGCGCTTGCTCACCTGTTGTGGCCGTGGCGGCAGCGCTTGGGTTGGGCGCGGCCCTGATGGGGCTTTGGGTCTTGGTGGGGGTGGACTACGACGGCAGCTGGTTCTGGCCGCTGGCTACTGCGGCTTGTTTGGTGCTTTTGCCCCTGCTGCTGCACCGGGGTGTGCAGGGCTGGCGAGGGTTGGCCAACGGGCCGCGGGTGGCGCTGGGTTTGCTGTTGCTGGGGCAGGCGTGGTGGGCCTTGTTGCACGCCAAGACCATCGGTCTGGGTATGTTGCTGAGCATTTTTATGTTGGTCTGGGTGGCCGACATCGCCGCCTATTTTGGTGGCAAACGCTTTGGGCGGCGCAAGCTCGCCCCCTCCATCAGCCCTGGCAAAACCTGGGAAGGGGTGTGGAGTGCTGCGTTGGCGCTGCTGTTGTTCGGTGTGCTGTGGCTGCAGTGGTGGCCCGCCCACTGGGGGCCCAGTTTGTACACCCACCTGTGGCAGCTCGGGCCCTTGCCGGCCTTGGCTTTGCTGCTGCTGCTGCTGGCCTTGAGCGTGATGGGCGATTTGCTCGAATCCCTGGTCAAGCGCAATGCTGGGCGCAAAGACTCGAGCCGCATCCTGCCCGGCCACGGCGGGCTGCTGGACCGCTTCGATGCGCTGTTGCCGGTGTTGCCGCTGGCGCTCTGGATCGTGACCGCCTAG